One genomic region from Chlamydiales bacterium STE3 encodes:
- a CDS encoding Anti-sigma factor antagonist (Product derived from UniProtKB/Trembl:Q6MBT1;Gene name derived from UniProtKB/Trembl:Q6MBT1) gives MEGMVSLNEKQVGEVLLLELKGRLDAVSTPDIEKKVFDHIKHGKYKLILDFTGVDYISSAGMRMLLSTTKKLKGLSGHLVLCSITTNVMDVFKMSGFDHVLELSSSKEEALKRF, from the coding sequence ATGGAAGGTATGGTAAGCCTAAACGAAAAGCAGGTTGGTGAAGTTCTTTTGCTGGAATTAAAAGGAAGGCTTGACGCTGTTTCTACCCCAGACATAGAGAAAAAAGTGTTTGATCATATCAAACATGGTAAGTATAAGTTGATACTTGACTTTACAGGGGTAGACTATATCAGTAGTGCAGGAATGCGCATGCTTCTCTCTACGACAAAAAAATTAAAAGGGTTATCAGGTCATCTGGTGCTTTGCTCAATTACTACAAATGTGATGGATGTTTTTAAAATGTCAGGCTTTGATCATGTCCTAGAATTATCGAGCAGCAAAGAGGAAGCTTTGAAGAGGTTCTAA
- a CDS encoding Single-stranded DNA-binding protein (Product derived from UniProtKB/Swiss-Prot:P59933;Gene name derived from UniProtKB/Swiss-Prot:P59933): MVSLNKVIIAGRLTRKPELRKTPNGIAVTDLLVALNREFVTVGGDRQQEVCFVDVVVWGKQAESCVQALDCSSPVLVEGRLQLDTWHGKDGEKRCKLRVAAERVQFLERKNNSSEKVETVASVPAYE; encoded by the coding sequence ATGGTATCTCTCAACAAAGTGATTATTGCAGGCAGGTTAACCCGTAAACCTGAATTACGAAAAACCCCGAACGGGATTGCGGTGACTGATTTGCTCGTTGCGCTCAATCGCGAGTTTGTGACTGTAGGAGGAGATCGTCAACAAGAAGTGTGCTTTGTCGATGTGGTGGTTTGGGGAAAGCAGGCTGAAAGCTGCGTGCAAGCCTTAGATTGCTCTTCGCCAGTCTTAGTTGAAGGAAGATTGCAACTGGACACTTGGCATGGAAAAGATGGAGAGAAGCGCTGCAAATTACGTGTTGCAGCTGAAAGAGTGCAATTTTTAGAGAGAAAAAACAATAGTTCGGAAAAAGTTGAGACCGTTGCCTCTGTTCCTGCCTATGAATAA